The Methanobrevibacter wolinii SH genome includes a window with the following:
- a CDS encoding phage tail protein, with protein sequence MGFTVLVLDQNENPLEYLDSEVLEISQTSEVGELQTLSITYPLDDENINKTRNLFKIGNKVWVPGTNGLDPCLYVISNSTKYDYWDKNHIVIELEEVLVELNYVELFQQYSAETKTINRTLLEEQFGKYYNIGNVETCMGSRGNVALNGTMTKLELLRYIEEETSNIFKTRYEKDKDKNIIHRYLDFLQPGNVGKEHDTVIDLSFNAENIEYEVDEADTYRAIAPEFSLTSNVASVSASAGVGSVVSTEMTRADLQKVINDWSNLAVSKGQNIPMIIEKQTTTDSNGNTTENEVVTAYWAAPFSKKKGDLYIRDELDTGVEYEKIYSRPDLPDGEQITTPKVGTIQTSETNNYVIYNRCANTLIDKRYPEINLNVDLKDLEQVTSNNSGFSLYDKVFVKIPDYATLIRAQVEKIVKDPQMPGETKITLGNAEIGTRINQIATSIQAQSKITLRKGQNATAILKTENGPLAGKYCSITVIKAQSTTTSTKTEYTNKTTTKTETVDEYAYSRCGVSKDKKTIMAIGKPSTSAESSRYSYSYWKSVFKNRCPHCGNATLVWDIWWAGKNTNWGYSSCKGNSEGGSIEGHIFCKHCDADYGCVGGNEHYSWSKYKLTRVSGPTRSSEAEAQKLRSGKMTKKTTTTKKVTTKEPKTVTVTNTDAGFTKAYSMKTDSNGVFKLPINLNKGEYTLKFNFGGDIENAASSAEAKLIVQ encoded by the coding sequence ATGGGTTTTACAGTACTTGTATTAGACCAAAATGAAAACCCTTTGGAGTATCTTGATAGTGAGGTTCTTGAAATATCCCAAACAAGTGAAGTGGGAGAGTTACAAACACTCTCCATCACCTACCCCTTGGATGATGAAAATATCAACAAAACAAGAAACTTATTCAAAATAGGAAACAAAGTTTGGGTTCCAGGTACAAACGGATTAGACCCATGCCTTTACGTAATCTCAAACAGCACAAAATATGATTATTGGGATAAGAATCATATTGTAATTGAATTAGAAGAAGTACTAGTAGAATTAAACTATGTTGAGCTATTTCAACAATATTCAGCTGAAACAAAAACAATCAACAGAACACTACTTGAAGAACAGTTCGGGAAATATTACAATATCGGAAATGTAGAAACCTGTATGGGTAGCCGTGGAAACGTAGCATTAAATGGTACAATGACTAAGCTTGAACTTTTACGGTACATTGAGGAAGAAACAAGTAATATCTTTAAAACTAGGTATGAAAAAGATAAAGATAAAAACATTATTCACCGTTATTTGGATTTTTTACAGCCGGGGAATGTGGGTAAAGAACATGATACTGTAATTGATTTGTCTTTTAATGCTGAGAATATTGAGTATGAGGTTGATGAAGCTGATACTTACCGTGCTATTGCACCAGAATTCAGCCTCACAAGTAATGTTGCTTCTGTTAGTGCTAGTGCTGGGGTTGGTAGTGTTGTTTCAACAGAAATGACACGGGCAGACCTTCAAAAAGTAATCAATGATTGGAGTAATCTTGCAGTCTCCAAAGGTCAAAATATCCCTATGATTATTGAAAAACAAACCACCACGGATTCTAATGGTAATACTACTGAAAATGAGGTTGTAACAGCTTACTGGGCAGCACCTTTCAGCAAGAAAAAAGGAGACCTATATATCCGCGATGAACTGGATACTGGAGTGGAATATGAGAAGATATATTCAAGACCAGACCTCCCAGACGGAGAGCAGATAACAACCCCCAAAGTAGGGACAATTCAAACCTCAGAAACTAATAATTATGTTATATATAATCGTTGTGCAAATACCTTGATTGATAAAAGATATCCTGAAATTAATTTGAATGTTGATTTAAAAGACTTGGAGCAAGTAACAAGCAATAACAGTGGATTTAGCCTTTATGATAAGGTTTTTGTGAAAATACCTGATTATGCAACTTTAATCCGCGCACAAGTTGAAAAGATTGTGAAAGACCCCCAAATGCCTGGAGAAACAAAGATAACCTTGGGTAATGCTGAAATCGGTACTAGAATTAATCAAATAGCTACTAGTATTCAAGCACAATCAAAGATAACATTAAGAAAAGGTCAAAATGCAACAGCAATCCTAAAAACTGAGAACGGACCCCTTGCGGGGAAGTATTGTAGTATCACGGTTATTAAGGCACAATCAACTACAACAAGTACGAAGACAGAATACACTAATAAGACTACTACAAAGACTGAGACTGTAGATGAATATGCATACAGCCGCTGCGGTGTAAGTAAGGATAAAAAGACTATTATGGCGATTGGTAAACCTTCAACTAGTGCAGAATCATCAAGATACAGTTACAGCTACTGGAAAAGTGTATTCAAGAACCGTTGTCCGCATTGTGGGAATGCTACTCTTGTTTGGGACATTTGGTGGGCTGGAAAAAACACTAACTGGGGTTATTCAAGCTGTAAAGGAAATAGTGAAGGTGGAAGTATAGAAGGACACATCTTCTGTAAGCATTGTGATGCAGACTACGGTTGCGTAGGTGGAAATGAACATTACAGCTGGAGTAAATACAAGCTTACACGTGTTAGTGGTCCTACCCGTAGTAGTGAAGCAGAAGCACAGAAGCTACGTAGTGGGAAAATGACAAAGAAAACCACCACCACCAAGAAGGTTACTACAAAAGAACCGAAAACCGTTACAGTTACCAATACTGATGCTGGTTTTACAAAGGCTTATAGTATGAAAACAGACTCCAATGGTGTTTTTAAGTTACCAATAAACCTTAATAAAGGAGAATACACCTTAAAATTTAATTTTGGTGGAGATATTGAGAATGCAGCTTCCAGTGCAGAAGCAAAACTAATAGTACAATAA
- a CDS encoding phage tail family protein, translating into MASQKRYASNITQTTGKYSNEKYYRTWSNLNNLKNSGGVSYCGVRSNNDNYTMIGSKAGTWNRPSTINLKDFKFNIPDGARITKIRVGYNHERVKYNNCYGSFAAPTIRLLNTRYSSKGYSLPFDTNKNKSFVTEFTNTITTNTINSGNFGVQINYPANTSGNVCQIKLSNVYIEVIYEDYEFYLNTTTESSEIYNNEETTVNLAISSKNKTVSSYTSKIEFTLPTGLTFKGKTAGEGTFTVTGQKVTWTGKFLNQRSINVSFKIKATSLGSKLITFKETEALVTTKLLLDVVENNAKLTCNYDNVHTEREEFNIQFDLTAKETGLHADTVTITFPETITVSNVDSNITVNPGQNNVFVINPDFMDTTGNFVNFTVSSSTSGLQHFTSVFNNQTVVYTVKIKPSDLTVPYFTCIRLDEHELDRLGDGKTYNVTSILKCVIGEENLEVYDPYDYNYRLGVFNAPEQTGYTALDYISNAVWSEPVSEVNSEEEISIDFDYSRDCPVIIFITGEYLEANARAIKLQYTYPVVMEKEFKEHLEEPGIFPYPIKKIATVDEYCISELNTQSTTNNIRAYKMDMSGLIVNENTVVQGITVDFDINCDSEFALLMKLITNEKTGQRSININETTGHASIGGQFDLWGLDFEDFLEDNLENVELEINLSNPFSHDSHIEINNLHVTFHYIEVADSVVKAWVNGKDLRYYNMFLESVVVPAGTENEVKYLNVDGTDSTVAYRSNIQKKKIKIKFIVGGCDITETSQFMERIGRLFSNERDKFNKPILNTIEFSNYPDRVWYFLMEDSIDSEVEFADYEGKIELIVPSGTSYSKTPNISNAYGVNSSIAKINPEIYVIATENILNITEELSGQKMVIRDDNLAGKLLRIDCANRQAYVLTESNETIGEYVNTSITKSVDFNSDWFIVYGEYRFNCNNTGNIQSVSFYERW; encoded by the coding sequence ATGGCTAGTCAGAAAAGATATGCAAGCAATATCACCCAAACAACGGGGAAATATAGTAATGAGAAGTATTATCGTACTTGGAGCAACCTTAACAACCTAAAAAACAGTGGTGGGGTCTCTTATTGTGGTGTACGGTCAAATAATGATAATTACACTATGATTGGGAGTAAAGCAGGAACATGGAATCGTCCTTCAACAATCAACCTTAAAGACTTCAAATTCAATATCCCGGACGGTGCAAGAATTACAAAAATCCGTGTGGGGTATAATCATGAAAGAGTCAAATATAACAACTGCTACGGTAGCTTTGCTGCACCAACAATCAGATTATTGAATACCCGCTATTCTAGTAAAGGATATAGTCTTCCTTTTGATACAAACAAGAATAAGTCATTTGTAACTGAATTCACAAACACCATCACTACTAACACCATAAATAGTGGTAATTTTGGGGTTCAAATCAACTACCCCGCAAATACAAGTGGGAATGTGTGTCAAATCAAGCTTTCAAATGTATATATTGAAGTAATCTATGAAGATTATGAATTCTACCTCAACACAACAACAGAAAGCAGTGAAATCTACAATAATGAAGAAACCACCGTAAACTTAGCTATTTCTAGTAAAAATAAGACGGTTTCATCTTATACATCGAAAATAGAATTCACACTACCAACAGGCTTAACCTTCAAAGGCAAAACAGCTGGTGAAGGAACATTTACCGTTACAGGTCAAAAAGTAACCTGGACAGGAAAATTCCTTAACCAAAGAAGCATTAATGTATCCTTCAAAATAAAAGCAACTAGTTTAGGTAGTAAATTAATTACTTTCAAGGAAACTGAAGCACTTGTAACAACAAAGCTTCTTTTAGATGTTGTTGAAAATAATGCAAAATTAACATGCAATTATGACAATGTACATACTGAAAGAGAAGAATTCAACATACAATTTGACCTTACAGCAAAAGAAACGGGACTTCATGCTGATACTGTTACAATAACCTTCCCCGAAACAATAACTGTCAGTAATGTTGATTCAAACATCACTGTTAATCCGGGACAGAATAATGTTTTCGTTATAAATCCTGATTTTATGGATACTACTGGTAATTTTGTTAATTTCACTGTTTCTTCAAGTACTAGTGGTTTACAGCATTTTACAAGTGTATTTAATAATCAGACTGTTGTTTATACTGTTAAGATTAAACCTTCTGACCTTACAGTACCTTATTTTACTTGTATAAGGCTTGATGAACATGAATTAGACCGTCTCGGGGACGGTAAAACCTATAATGTAACTAGTATCTTAAAATGTGTTATAGGGGAGGAAAATCTTGAAGTATATGACCCTTATGATTACAATTACCGTCTTGGTGTGTTTAATGCTCCTGAACAAACAGGTTACACTGCATTAGACTATATCAGCAATGCGGTTTGGAGTGAACCCGTCTCAGAAGTGAATTCAGAGGAAGAAATAAGTATTGACTTTGATTACTCACGGGACTGCCCGGTAATTATCTTTATTACTGGTGAGTATCTTGAAGCAAATGCACGTGCTATCAAACTACAATACACCTACCCCGTAGTCATGGAGAAGGAATTCAAAGAACACTTAGAAGAACCTGGAATATTCCCCTACCCAATCAAGAAAATAGCTACTGTTGATGAATACTGCATATCAGAATTAAACACTCAATCAACAACAAACAATATCCGTGCATACAAGATGGATATGTCTGGTTTGATTGTGAATGAAAATACAGTAGTACAAGGAATAACAGTAGATTTTGATATTAATTGTGATTCAGAATTTGCATTATTAATGAAATTGATAACTAATGAAAAGACTGGTCAAAGAAGTATAAACATTAATGAAACAACTGGACATGCAAGTATTGGTGGTCAATTTGACCTTTGGGGATTGGATTTTGAAGATTTCCTTGAAGACAACCTAGAAAACGTAGAATTAGAAATCAACCTCAGCAACCCTTTCAGTCATGATTCACACATTGAAATCAATAACCTGCATGTAACATTCCATTACATTGAAGTTGCTGATTCTGTTGTGAAGGCTTGGGTGAATGGTAAGGATCTAAGATATTATAATATGTTCCTTGAGTCTGTTGTTGTACCTGCAGGAACTGAAAACGAAGTAAAGTATCTTAATGTTGATGGTACTGATTCTACAGTAGCATACCGTAGTAATATTCAGAAAAAGAAAATTAAAATCAAATTCATTGTTGGAGGCTGTGATATCACAGAAACAAGTCAATTCATGGAGCGGATTGGTCGTCTATTCAGTAATGAAAGAGATAAATTTAATAAACCTATCTTGAATACTATAGAATTCAGTAATTACCCAGACAGAGTATGGTATTTCTTGATGGAGGATTCCATTGATTCTGAAGTTGAATTTGCAGATTACGAAGGAAAAATTGAATTAATTGTCCCGTCTGGTACTAGCTATTCCAAAACACCGAACATAAGTAATGCTTATGGTGTTAATAGTAGTATTGCAAAGATAAACCCAGAAATTTACGTTATAGCTACAGAAAACATTTTAAACATCACAGAAGAGTTATCTGGTCAGAAAATGGTTATCCGTGATGATAACCTAGCTGGGAAACTCTTGCGGATTGATTGTGCAAATAGACAAGCATATGTCCTAACAGAATCAAATGAGACAATCGGTGAATATGTGAACACTAGTATCACAAAGAGTGTTGATTTCAATTCAGATTGGTTTATCGTGTACGGGGAGTATCGTTTCAACTGCAACAACACTGGAAACATTCAATCAGTTAGTTTCTATGAGAGGTGGTAG
- a CDS encoding Ig-like domain-containing protein, giving the protein MKKYTVYPDDTRGIGNIMNSISSTDEMLGSNCTPSLTGQKITYDNIDFPVFEIKLKGETALLTIDAETWSIEPNGEVDLVATLKNTEGEAISNVDVYFYENDILLGSSETVDGTCQYTYSSDIRGDHTIIVKTLDELQYDATSTSVHVFVYHTTSLEISVSPSVIDSADTITVTADLGYDEGAGVVAGESVEFYNNTTLLGTGVTGDDGEAIFTVSAHDLKTTSDNVKFYARFGQTVQYLASESNTVESVINLSKPIIVLQYPIQQYNMGDTVPLTVVVTDKNNNALEGIQLTLTAGDITLNGVTDETGELQADYTFTANEDVEVTITNTADNFFEAVTTTAIVKCGKLATTTNLTLNSSSTSISFVEDYTLVATVSAADESTPTGDVVFYEDDTIIGTVSLSAGSAQLPYNNGSIGEHEYYAVYNETSNYLASTSQTSKLTITKDTPRLTVLTGDLYQGWYTACILTDSKGNPLGNKNIVISVSRDNSSFTDYSQVSTTDGKSKLQMNWSPCKVYSKYIFNGDSQYNNVSTNTTFTIKNPLSQRKVGNPMVSNPSSNSGNYRAWTDVSTDGEINPCGCPSVASKSGTYRIPANLQKNNWGFTIPSSAKINKIVCEWSAKNGTQSSVAVCINIPAATVTLEGSGNGKTLTGTGVVGGKNTFTKSTVTWNNPGSTAARVSYKDMLLTLKFGANTTGNTGNFYVLGPILTVYYIPAQGEI; this is encoded by the coding sequence ATGAAAAAATACACTGTATACCCCGATGACACCCGGGGAATTGGTAATATAATGAACAGTATAAGCAGTACTGATGAGATGCTGGGGAGTAATTGCACTCCCTCCCTCACTGGTCAGAAGATAACATATGATAATATTGATTTCCCCGTTTTTGAGATTAAATTAAAAGGTGAAACTGCATTACTCACAATTGACGCGGAAACCTGGAGTATTGAACCTAATGGTGAGGTAGATCTTGTTGCAACACTAAAGAATACTGAAGGTGAGGCAATAAGTAATGTTGATGTATACTTCTATGAAAACGATATACTATTAGGTTCTAGTGAAACTGTAGATGGTACATGTCAATACACTTACAGCAGTGATATAAGGGGTGATCATACTATCATCGTTAAAACATTAGATGAACTTCAGTATGATGCTACTAGTACTAGTGTTCATGTGTTTGTTTATCATACTACTAGTCTTGAGATTAGTGTTTCTCCTTCTGTGATTGATTCTGCTGATACAATCACAGTTACTGCTGATTTAGGTTATGATGAAGGTGCAGGTGTTGTCGCTGGTGAATCTGTTGAATTCTACAACAACACTACATTATTAGGTACTGGGGTTACTGGTGATGATGGTGAAGCTATCTTCACGGTAAGTGCACATGACCTAAAAACCACAAGTGATAATGTTAAATTTTATGCCCGATTTGGGCAGACTGTTCAGTATCTTGCTTCTGAATCAAATACTGTAGAATCTGTGATAAATCTCAGTAAACCGATTATTGTTCTTCAGTACCCAATACAACAGTACAACATGGGTGATACTGTGCCTTTAACTGTTGTTGTAACTGATAAGAATAATAATGCACTTGAAGGAATACAATTAACCCTCACCGCAGGGGATATAACATTAAATGGGGTTACTGATGAGACTGGTGAATTACAAGCAGATTATACATTCACAGCAAATGAAGATGTAGAAGTAACAATCACAAATACTGCTGATAACTTCTTTGAAGCAGTAACCACAACAGCAATCGTCAAATGTGGTAAGCTTGCAACAACAACTAACCTTACATTGAATAGTAGTAGTACTAGTATTAGTTTTGTTGAAGATTATACTCTTGTTGCAACTGTCTCCGCCGCTGATGAATCCACACCCACAGGGGACGTGGTATTTTATGAAGATGACACTATTATAGGCACTGTCTCTTTATCGGCTGGTTCTGCACAATTACCATACAATAATGGTAGTATTGGTGAGCATGAGTATTATGCTGTTTATAATGAAACAAGCAATTATCTTGCTTCCACAAGTCAAACAAGCAAACTAACAATAACAAAGGACACCCCACGGCTTACTGTTCTTACGGGGGACTTGTATCAAGGCTGGTACACTGCATGCATACTAACAGACAGTAAAGGAAACCCTCTTGGTAATAAGAATATTGTTATCAGCGTTAGTCGTGATAATTCAAGTTTCACAGATTACAGTCAAGTCAGCACAACGGACGGTAAGTCTAAGTTGCAGATGAATTGGTCTCCTTGCAAAGTATACAGTAAATACATCTTTAATGGGGACTCTCAGTATAATAATGTCTCAACAAACACTACATTCACAATCAAAAACCCATTATCACAAAGAAAAGTAGGTAATCCAATGGTAAGTAATCCATCTAGTAATAGTGGTAATTATAGGGCTTGGACTGATGTATCAACGGATGGGGAAATCAATCCTTGTGGTTGTCCTTCTGTAGCTTCAAAGTCTGGTACATATAGGATACCTGCAAATCTTCAAAAGAATAATTGGGGTTTCACAATACCTTCATCAGCGAAGATTAATAAGATTGTTTGTGAGTGGAGTGCAAAGAATGGTACTCAATCTTCAGTTGCTGTTTGTATCAACATACCTGCAGCAACAGTAACACTTGAAGGTTCTGGAAATGGTAAAACACTAACGGGTACTGGTGTTGTTGGGGGTAAGAATACTTTCACAAAAAGTACTGTAACATGGAATAATCCTGGTTCAACAGCTGCAAGAGTAAGTTATAAGGATATGCTACTTACATTAAAATTTGGTGCAAATACAACAGGTAACACTGGGAATTTCTATGTCTTAGGACCTATATTGACTGTTTATTATATTCCAGCACAGGGGGAGATTTAA